The Mesorhizobium koreense genome includes a window with the following:
- a CDS encoding ABC transporter ATP-binding protein, which produces MMAGEFVLELKAVERYYLQGPKRLTILNGAEFSLKRGEMVALVAPSGTGKSTMLHAAGLLERPNGGDVIVNNRACGRLSDDDRTAIRRNEIGFVYQFHHLLPEFSAIENIMMPQIIRGLNRAEARERAVQLLDYMKIGKRAEHRPAELSGGEQQRVAIARAVANAPLILLADEPTGNLDPGTASYVYEALEALVRQSGLSALFATHNHELAARMDRRVTLAEGKVVPLR; this is translated from the coding sequence ATGATGGCCGGCGAGTTCGTCCTCGAACTGAAGGCGGTGGAGCGCTATTACCTTCAGGGGCCGAAGAGGCTGACGATCCTGAACGGCGCGGAATTTTCGCTGAAGCGCGGCGAGATGGTCGCGCTGGTGGCGCCGTCGGGCACCGGCAAGTCGACCATGCTGCACGCCGCCGGCCTTCTCGAACGGCCGAATGGCGGCGACGTGATCGTCAACAACCGCGCCTGCGGGCGGCTTTCGGACGACGACCGCACGGCGATCCGCCGCAACGAGATCGGCTTCGTCTACCAGTTCCACCATCTGTTGCCCGAATTCTCGGCCATCGAGAACATCATGATGCCGCAGATCATCCGCGGCCTCAATCGGGCCGAGGCGCGTGAGCGGGCAGTACAACTCCTGGACTACATGAAGATCGGCAAGCGGGCCGAGCACCGGCCGGCCGAACTGTCGGGCGGCGAGCAGCAGCGCGTGGCGATCGCGCGCGCGGTTGCCAACGCGCCCCTCATCCTGCTCGCCGACGAGCCGACCGGCAATCTCGATCCCGGCACCGCAAGCTATGTCTACGAGGCGCTGGAGGCGCTGGTCCGGCAATCAGGCCTGTCGGCACTCTTCGCCACACACAACCACGAGCTTGCGGCGCGCATGGACCGCCGCGTGACACTCGCCGAAGGCAAGGTCGTGCCGCTGCGCTGA
- a CDS encoding aldo/keto reductase: MQQRKLGADGPLVGAIALGCMSFGGAYGETDEAESHRTLARALELGVTYLDTANIYGIGRAEEVIGSFLKGKKGDFKIATKAGIKVGPPRGFDNAPEYLRECLEGSLRRLGLDHVDLFYVHRRDQSIPIEDVVETLVRFKEEGKIGGIGFSEISPGSLERAAAMHPVMAVQNEYSLWTRLPELGLVQACARHGTALVAFSPLGRGMFADVMPDPTRFHEKDFRRRNPRFMEPNFGFNKEKVARFNAYARDKGHSPSSLALAWVLAHAPHIIPIPGTRSPEHLEQDAAGADIVLTPKDMGEIEAILPVGFAHGARYSDQQNIGPERYG, translated from the coding sequence ATGCAACAACGCAAACTCGGGGCCGATGGGCCCCTCGTCGGCGCGATCGCCCTTGGCTGCATGAGCTTCGGCGGCGCCTACGGCGAGACGGACGAGGCCGAAAGCCATCGGACTCTTGCCAGGGCGCTCGAACTCGGCGTCACCTATCTCGACACGGCGAATATATATGGCATCGGGCGTGCCGAAGAGGTCATCGGCAGCTTCCTGAAAGGGAAGAAGGGAGATTTCAAGATCGCCACCAAGGCCGGCATCAAGGTCGGCCCGCCGCGCGGCTTCGACAATGCGCCGGAATACCTGCGCGAATGCCTCGAAGGTTCGCTACGGCGTCTCGGGCTCGATCATGTCGATCTGTTCTATGTTCACCGCCGCGACCAGAGCATCCCCATCGAGGACGTCGTCGAGACCCTTGTCCGCTTCAAGGAGGAGGGGAAGATCGGCGGCATCGGCTTCTCGGAGATATCGCCGGGCTCGCTCGAACGGGCCGCCGCGATGCATCCTGTTATGGCGGTGCAGAACGAATATTCCCTGTGGACCCGACTACCGGAGCTTGGCCTCGTCCAGGCGTGCGCGAGGCACGGCACGGCGCTCGTCGCCTTCTCGCCGCTCGGACGCGGCATGTTCGCCGATGTCATGCCCGATCCGACGCGCTTCCACGAGAAGGATTTCCGGCGCCGTAACCCGCGTTTCATGGAGCCTAATTTCGGCTTCAACAAGGAGAAGGTCGCCCGTTTCAACGCCTATGCGCGCGACAAGGGGCATTCGCCTTCATCGCTGGCGCTCGCCTGGGTGCTGGCCCACGCACCGCATATCATCCCGATCCCCGGCACGCGCTCTCCGGAGCATCTGGAACAGGATGCCGCCGGTGCCGACATTGTGCTGACGCCGAAGGATATGGGCGAGATCGAGGCGATCCTGCCGGTCGGTTTCGCCCATGGCGCACGCTACAGCGACCAGCAGAATATTGGCCCCGAACGTTACGGCTGA
- a CDS encoding acyl-CoA dehydrogenase family protein, giving the protein MTQEVTNQTPPLAGSNAWRGDPLLIQLAEEFSEPVRHDLDTLGRFVMTHEAQELARLANSETPKLKTHDRQGRRLDIVEYHPAYHALMRRSMAAGLHCSIWENGEAETGRRHQIRAARYYLTSELETGHLCPITMTSASLAALMANSKLFREWAPRVASRKYDPSQRPPVEKSGLTLGMGMTEKQGGTDVRANTTRADRASDGFYRINGHKWFMSAPMSDAFLVLAQAGEGLSCFLVPRILGDGTVNGFRFQRLKDKLGNRSNASSEVEFVGTVAEMVGEAGEGIRTIMDMVTLTRLDCALGSSAIMRAGLTEAVHHARFRKVFGNTLIDQPLMQRVLADMALDVAAATALSFRLARAFDEAAENRAEAAFARAMTPVVKYWVCKTAPALLYEAMECLGGNGYIEEAPLARYYREAPVNAIWEGSGNVMALDVLRVLKRGPGLFDEVMETIGRDLGMAGEGTVGVLRAAMQVAQSDEGSARMFCEQLALSAAAAELKRLGAGRIADAFVETRLGGQWRTTYGMLDGRHDARMILDTLYPEVG; this is encoded by the coding sequence GTGACCCAGGAGGTAACCAACCAGACGCCGCCGCTTGCCGGCTCGAACGCCTGGCGCGGCGATCCGCTGCTTATCCAGCTTGCCGAGGAATTTTCCGAGCCGGTACGGCACGATCTGGACACGCTCGGCCGCTTCGTCATGACCCACGAGGCACAGGAGCTTGCGCGGCTTGCCAATAGCGAGACGCCGAAGCTCAAGACGCATGACCGTCAGGGCCGTCGTCTCGACATTGTCGAATACCACCCTGCCTATCATGCGCTGATGCGCCGCTCGATGGCGGCCGGGCTGCATTGCTCGATCTGGGAGAACGGCGAGGCGGAGACCGGCCGGCGCCACCAGATTCGTGCCGCCCGCTATTATCTCACCTCCGAACTGGAGACGGGGCATCTCTGCCCGATCACCATGACCAGCGCCTCGCTCGCGGCGCTGATGGCGAATTCGAAGCTGTTCCGCGAATGGGCGCCGCGGGTCGCGTCGCGCAAATACGATCCGAGCCAGAGGCCGCCGGTGGAGAAATCCGGCCTAACGCTCGGCATGGGCATGACGGAGAAGCAGGGTGGCACCGATGTTCGCGCCAATACGACGCGCGCCGACCGGGCGAGCGACGGCTTCTACCGCATCAACGGCCACAAATGGTTCATGTCGGCGCCGATGAGCGACGCCTTCCTGGTGCTGGCGCAGGCGGGCGAGGGGCTCTCCTGCTTTCTCGTCCCGCGCATCCTTGGCGACGGCACGGTCAACGGCTTCCGCTTCCAGCGACTGAAAGACAAGCTTGGCAACCGCTCCAACGCTTCCTCCGAGGTCGAGTTCGTCGGTACAGTCGCCGAGATGGTCGGCGAGGCGGGGGAGGGCATCCGCACCATCATGGACATGGTGACGCTGACCCGGCTCGATTGCGCGCTCGGCTCCTCGGCGATCATGCGCGCCGGGCTGACCGAGGCCGTCCATCATGCGCGTTTCCGCAAAGTCTTCGGCAACACGCTGATCGACCAACCTCTCATGCAGCGCGTGCTGGCCGACATGGCGCTCGATGTCGCCGCCGCGACCGCCCTGTCGTTCCGGCTGGCTCGCGCCTTCGACGAGGCGGCGGAGAACCGTGCCGAAGCGGCGTTCGCCCGCGCCATGACACCGGTGGTCAAATATTGGGTATGCAAGACGGCGCCGGCCCTGCTTTACGAGGCGATGGAGTGCCTCGGCGGCAATGGCTACATCGAGGAGGCGCCGCTTGCGCGCTACTATCGCGAGGCTCCCGTCAACGCAATCTGGGAAGGCTCCGGTAACGTCATGGCGCTCGATGTGCTGCGCGTGCTGAAGCGCGGGCCGGGTCTTTTCGACGAGGTCATGGAGACCATCGGGCGCGACCTCGGCATGGCGGGCGAGGGGACCGTCGGCGTGCTGCGCGCGGCTATGCAGGTGGCGCAGTCGGACGAAGGCTCGGCGCGCATGTTCTGCGAGCAACTTGCGCTCTCCGCCGCCGCCGCCGAATTGAAGCGTCTTGGCGCCGGCCGCATCGCTGACGCCTTCGTCGAGACGCGGCTCGGCGGTCAGTGGCGCACGACCTACGGTATGCTCGACGGCCGCCACGACGCGCGCATGATCCTCGATACGCTCTATCCCGAAGTGGGATAG
- a CDS encoding DUF6105 family protein, whose protein sequence is MRYLLIAWAAPLGLFWGWYFLSLNDMNFGYIMLTRQMHDFVFQIYGQILGIDPATIPPLVAKACVFDTFFIAALYAFRRRRQIRSWWRARRARSIANAMVEQMEWPGREGGPYARVALPPYAGGSTRRPSA, encoded by the coding sequence ATGCGCTATCTGCTCATCGCCTGGGCGGCGCCGCTCGGCCTCTTCTGGGGATGGTACTTCCTTTCCCTGAACGACATGAATTTCGGCTACATCATGCTGACGCGGCAGATGCACGATTTCGTGTTCCAGATTTACGGCCAGATACTCGGGATCGACCCGGCAACCATCCCGCCGCTCGTCGCCAAGGCCTGTGTCTTTGACACGTTCTTCATCGCCGCGCTCTATGCCTTCCGGCGGCGGCGCCAGATCCGCTCATGGTGGCGGGCACGGCGTGCCCGCTCGATCGCGAACGCCATGGTTGAACAGATGGAATGGCCTGGACGCGAAGGGGGGCCGTATGCGCGGGTCGCGCTGCCGCCCTATGCCGGAGGCTCCACCCGACGCCCAAGCGCCTGA